In Orenia marismortui DSM 5156, the sequence CCTATCTAATAAATCCTTCAGGAGGTTTGATAGATGATAAAATATCCGAAAGTTAAGGAATCTGTCCAAAGAATTATTACAATTTTGGGGAAATTATATAATTTAAGTGTAGTAGATTTAGATTATTCAGAATCAATTAAATTATATTGCGAGATTATACCTCAAGATAAAAAACATTTAAAGATAAAGGTATGGTTAACAGAAGAAAATCAACTATCTATCTATGAAGATATTAATGGAGGTTTAGAACATAAAGAATATGTTAGTGATATGGGCAGGTATTTAGAAATAGTTGGTAAGCTAGATCTTGGAGAAATTAGAATTGAGAAATGGGATCATAAAGCTAAGAAATATAAAATAGATAAGGAAATATTAAAAAATAATTGTTTTGCCTGTTACTATCGTACTCGACGGGGTTTTTGTGATTTATTACAAAATTGGCATCCTAGAAAAGAAAGTAACTCTGCTTGTGCTTATTGGACTAAAAGAGAAGAATTAGTTATTTAATACTCTAACATTAATCCTAAACTATTCTTTTCTAATTGATTTATAATAAACTCTATTATATAATAATAAAGCATTTCAAATTTTAATTTCATATAATTATAACTTATTGTGAGTTCTTTATAAGGCTCACTTTTTCTTTTGAAATATAATAAAAAGGAGAGTTAATAATGGATTTATCTGTAGACTTAAATGATAAGCAACTAAAAGCAGTAAAAACCACAGAAGGACCGGTATTAGTGTTGGCGGGAGCTGGAAGTGGTAAAACTAGGGCATTGACTTATAGAATTGCTTATTTACTGAATCAAGGAGTTGATCCTTATAATATTTTAACTTTAACATTTACTAATAAGGCAGCTAGTGATATGAAAAGGAAAGTTAAAGAACTGATAGGTAAGATTTCAACTAAGATGTGGATGGGAACTTTTCATAGTGTTTGTGTAAGAATAATAGGACAAAATTTAGAAGAGTTAGGTTATGAAAAAGGATTTGTTATTTATGATCAAGATGAGAGTAAGGCTTTAATCTCAGATATTATTCTAACTTTTAATTTAGATACCGATAAATATGATCCAAAAATAGTTTTGAATATAATTAATAAAGCTAAAATGAATATGTGGAATAAAAGAGATTTAGTTAATAATTTTTTGAAAAATGAAGAAGGTAGTCAAGAATATTATAAAAATATTGCTGATATATATATAAAATATAACGAAGTTTTGAAAGAAAATAATGCATTTGATTTTAATGATTTAATAGCTAAGACCATAGAATTATTTGATAACAATAAAGAGATACTAGAAAAATATCAAAGTAGATTCAAATATATTTTAATTGATGAGTACCAAGATACCTCACCATTTCAATATAAATTAGCTAGTATGTTAGCTAAAAAACATGGAAATATATTCGTAGTTGGGGATGATTATCAGAGTATATATAAGTTTCGTGGAGCTGATATGAGTAATATACTTAATTTTAACCAAGATTATCCTAATTGTACAACTATAAAGCTTGAACAGAACTATCGATCTAAAGCTAATATAATTGAGGCTTCTAATGTTTTGATTGCTCACAATTATCAACAATTTGATAAAAAAGCATGGACTAATAAGGATTCAGGAGAACCTTTAATTATATGTGAGGCTATTAATGAATACAGTGAAGCTGATTATGTAGCAGAGGAGATTGATAATCTAGTTAGATTTAGTGGATACAATTATAATGATATTGCCATTCTTTATCGTTCTAATCATCAGTCAAGAGTATTAGAAGAAGCTTTTATTAGAAGAAGAATACCTTATCATATTGTAGGTGGTCTAGGATTTTATGACCGTAAAGAGATTAAAGATATTATTAGCTATTTAAAGGTAGCTGTCAATCCCCAGGATACTATTGCTATGAAAAGGATTGTTAATGCTCCCAAAAGAGGAATTGGAGCTAAGACTTTGGATAAGTTGATTACTCATGCTCAAGAATATGTACCAGAATTTAATCTTTTAAGCTTTGCTCAAGAAGATAATAATTTAGGGTTATTTGATATAATGAAGGATCCAAGTGGTGTATCAGGTATTGGAAAAGCTACTGCTAACAAGATTAAAAAGTTTAGAAGGGATTTAGAAGATATAATAACAGTCAAAGAATCTAGACTTTCTTTACCAGAGCAAGTGGATAAAATTTTAAAGGTTAGTGGTTATCAAGCTATGTTAGAATTAGATGGATCTGAAACTGCCCTGAATAGGCTAGAGAATTTAGGTGAATTTTTATCATTGACAGAGAATTATTATAATAAAAATCAAAATAGAAATTTAGAGGATTTTGTAAGAGATATAAAGTTGTTATCAGACCAAGATGATATTAATAGTTCAAATCAAGTTAAAATGATGACTGTACATTCATCTAAAGGCTTAGAATATCCAATTGTATTTATAGTAGGTTTAGAAGAAGATAATTTTCCTCATTATCGTAGTGTTAAAACAGGCTTATTAGATGAAATAGAGGAAGAACGCAGGCTATGCTATGTAGCAATGACTCGAGCAGCTGACAGGCTATTTATGAGCTATGCAAGAGAAAGACAGCGTTATGGAGAGACCAGAAGTATGGCTCCATCAAGATTTCTAGATGAGATTCCAGTAGAATATACTTTAGAAAAAGTTCATCATAGAGGTTTATAAAGTAGATTAATATTCTAATTTAGGGAGTAAATATTCTTGAATTTGGGAACATAAGTATAATATAATATTAATAACAACCATAATTCTCTAAGAATAGGAGGATATTAATGGAACAGACTTTAGTATTAATTAAACCAGATGGAGTACTTAAGAAGGTAGCTGGAAGAATTATTAGCCGTTTTGAGGATAAAGGTTTAAAAATTGAGGCTTTAAAAATGGTTTGGATAGATGAGGAATTAGCCAAATCACATTATGAAGAACATATTGGAAAGAGCTTTTTTCAGAGGTTATTATCATATATTACCCAAGCACCATTAATTGCAATCGTAATTTCTGGTCCAGAAGCCATTAAAGTAGTCAGGAATTTAGTAGGAAAGACTAATCCAGTGAAAGCAGAACCGGGCACAATTAGAGGTGATTTAGCTTTAGATTTAGAATCTGGAAATATAGTTCATGCTTCTGATTCTCAAGAAAGTGCTGCTAAGGAAATAGATTTATTTTTTAGCGCTGAAGAAATTTATAGTTATTAGCTAATTATTTTTATATTTCAATTCAAGTAAAAAAGATTATGGATATATCCATAATCTTTTTTACTTTCTCTTTATAATCATAATTAAATCTATTAAAAAGAAATATTATATATAAATAAGATTATAAAATAAGATTAAAGGAATACAATTTATAATAATAGACTAAAATTATGGTTTTAATTTATGCTAAGATAACTTATTTACTAATAAATAAAGGAAAACTTCAATTAGTCTAGAATTTAGAGGAAGAGTAGAATAGAAGGAGGATTTTAAGATGTCATTAAAAGACGAAGCATTATCATTACATAAGAAAAATCAGGGAAAGATTGCTGTAAATAGTAAAGTAGAGGTGAAGAGTAAAGAAGATTTAACTTTAGCTTATAGTCCAGGGGTAGCAGAGCCATGTTTAGAAATTGTAGAGGACAACGCTAAAGTATATAACTATACAGCAAAGGGTAATTTAGTAGCAGTTGTTTCAGATGGAACTGCTGTATTGGGTTTAGGGGATATTGGACCTGAAGCTGCTATGCCTGTTATGGAAGGGAAAGCAGTTTTGTTTAAAGAGTTTGCTGGTGTTGATGCATTCCCTATTTGCCTAGCTACTAAAGATGTTGATGAAATTGTAGAGACGGTTAAGAGGTTAGAACCTACTTTTGGGGGGATAAATTTAGAGGATATTTCAGCTCCAAGGTGTTTGGAAATTGAGGAGAGATTAAAAGAAGAGCTTAATATACCTGTTTTTCATGATGATCAACATGGTACCGCTATAGTTGTTTTAGCAGGATTAATTAATGCTACTAAATTTGTTGACAAGAAATTATCAGATTTGAAAATAGTAGTTAATGGTGCTGGTGCTGCAGGTTTAGCAATTACTAAATTATTATTAAAAGTAGGAGTAGAGGATATAATATTAGTAGATAAATTTGGTGCTTTGGCTCCAGGAGTTGAAGAGATGAATTCTGCTCAGTCTGATTTAGCTGAAGTAACTAATAAAGAAGAAAAAAGAGGAGACTTAAGTCAAGTTATTAGTGATAGAGATGTCTTTATAGGGGTTTCAGCTCCTAATATATTAACTGAGGATATGGTAAAAAGTATGGCAGAGAATCCTATTATTTTTGCAATGGCTAATCCTACTCCAGAGATTAATCCCCCAGTGGCTAAAAAAGCAGGTGCTAAAGTAGTTGGAACTGGTCGTTCTGACTATCCTAATCAAGTTAATAATCTATTAGCTTTTCCAGGGATATTTAAAGGTGCACTAAAAGTGCAAGCATCTGAAATTACTGATGAGATGAAGATCGCT encodes:
- a CDS encoding ATP-dependent helicase, producing the protein MDLSVDLNDKQLKAVKTTEGPVLVLAGAGSGKTRALTYRIAYLLNQGVDPYNILTLTFTNKAASDMKRKVKELIGKISTKMWMGTFHSVCVRIIGQNLEELGYEKGFVIYDQDESKALISDIILTFNLDTDKYDPKIVLNIINKAKMNMWNKRDLVNNFLKNEEGSQEYYKNIADIYIKYNEVLKENNAFDFNDLIAKTIELFDNNKEILEKYQSRFKYILIDEYQDTSPFQYKLASMLAKKHGNIFVVGDDYQSIYKFRGADMSNILNFNQDYPNCTTIKLEQNYRSKANIIEASNVLIAHNYQQFDKKAWTNKDSGEPLIICEAINEYSEADYVAEEIDNLVRFSGYNYNDIAILYRSNHQSRVLEEAFIRRRIPYHIVGGLGFYDRKEIKDIISYLKVAVNPQDTIAMKRIVNAPKRGIGAKTLDKLITHAQEYVPEFNLLSFAQEDNNLGLFDIMKDPSGVSGIGKATANKIKKFRRDLEDIITVKESRLSLPEQVDKILKVSGYQAMLELDGSETALNRLENLGEFLSLTENYYNKNQNRNLEDFVRDIKLLSDQDDINSSNQVKMMTVHSSKGLEYPIVFIVGLEEDNFPHYRSVKTGLLDEIEEERRLCYVAMTRAADRLFMSYARERQRYGETRSMAPSRFLDEIPVEYTLEKVHHRGL
- the ndk gene encoding nucleoside-diphosphate kinase; this encodes MEQTLVLIKPDGVLKKVAGRIISRFEDKGLKIEALKMVWIDEELAKSHYEEHIGKSFFQRLLSYITQAPLIAIVISGPEAIKVVRNLVGKTNPVKAEPGTIRGDLALDLESGNIVHASDSQESAAKEIDLFFSAEEIYSY
- a CDS encoding NAD(P)-dependent malic enzyme; the encoded protein is MSLKDEALSLHKKNQGKIAVNSKVEVKSKEDLTLAYSPGVAEPCLEIVEDNAKVYNYTAKGNLVAVVSDGTAVLGLGDIGPEAAMPVMEGKAVLFKEFAGVDAFPICLATKDVDEIVETVKRLEPTFGGINLEDISAPRCLEIEERLKEELNIPVFHDDQHGTAIVVLAGLINATKFVDKKLSDLKIVVNGAGAAGLAITKLLLKVGVEDIILVDKFGALAPGVEEMNSAQSDLAEVTNKEEKRGDLSQVISDRDVFIGVSAPNILTEDMVKSMAENPIIFAMANPTPEINPPVAKKAGAKVVGTGRSDYPNQVNNLLAFPGIFKGALKVQASEITDEMKIAAAYGIADLIKEEELESEYIIPDPFNREVVNRVALEVAKKAVEDGLANIDLNLDELEDIFSS